The Flavobacterium commune genome contains the following window.
ACATAAAAAGACAAATGGTAGCGTTTGCAACGCGGCTCGATAAAAAATAATTCTTAAACAAATAAACGATGCCTGAGAAATATAAAGTTATTGATAGTACCGTACCCACTTTTATAACGATAACAATTGTAGATTGGGTAGATTTATTGATAAGACCAATCTATTGTAACATCTTAGATGATTCTTTAAATTATTGTATCAAAGAAAAAGGATTAAGTGTACATGCCTATGTTTATATGAGCAGTCATATTCATTTAATTGCTACAGCATTTGATGGTGAGTTGCAAAATGTTATTCGGGATTTCAAAAAATTCACTTCAAAGAAACTAATAGAAGCTATCAAAGAACATCCCGAAAGCAGACGGGAATGGTTGTTGCGAAAATTTAGCTATGAAGCGCAAAAATCAGGAAGAGCGAAAGATTACAAATTATGGCAGGATGGCTTTCATCCGATTATATTAGATACTTTAGAAAAGATAGAACAAAGAATAAATTATATACATTACAATCCTGTAGAAGCCGAAATCGTTTTTCATGAAAGAGATTATGTCAATAGCAGTTATAGAAACTATGAAGAAGATAACACTGTTTTTTGTAATGTAAATGTAGAACCTTTATGGTAAGTTGTTAAATTAGCCGCGTTGCAAACGCTATATTTAGGGATAACAAAGTAAGTAGGTACTCGATGCAATCGAGCACCAGAGAAATTTTTGTAATGTAAATGTAGAACCTTTATGTTAAGTTGTTAAATTAGCCGCGTTGCAAACGCTTTATATAGTAATTACAAGTAAGTAGGTACTCGATGCAATCGAGCACCAGAGAAAAATGCCCAGAGAAAAATACTCCAAGTAAGTATATGTAACAAAAAAACAAACCATGAAACAACTTCATTTCTTTAAATCCTTTTTTATATTTTCTATTATCTTAAGTTTTTCTAGTGCTACTGCAAGCATTCCTTCTAACTCAAAAACAACAGCTCCTGCAAATTTTAACTATACTTTTGGCGAAAAACCCATCGGAGGAAAAGAAATCTACATACCAATTGAATTTAAAAACAATGATTTTGATGCTAATGATAGTGAATGGAGTTATCAAAGAAGTGCTTCTTCGGATAACATTATTGTTTTTTGGGAAAAGGGATTTGGGCAATATCCTGACAAGGTTGCTAACACCAAGCTTTCTGTAGATATTAATACAATATTGACAAAGGCCGAAAATTATTATTCCTATTATCGTGACACGATGCAATTTGTGATAAAAGGAAAGTCAAAAACAGATCAATACCGAATGATTATCATACTCCGCTATCAGGAAGAATGGTTGGCTACCGGAGCGGGATATGACAATGTAATTGGGGCTTTATGGGTTAATCCCTGGGCATTAAGAACCGATTCTGCTCTAGCACATGAGTTTGGACATACTTTTCAATATCAAACAGCCTGCGACGGAAATTATGGTTTTAGAGATCAAAATTATGTGGGGCAATTTTGGGAACAATGTGCACAAT
Protein-coding sequences here:
- a CDS encoding transposase — encoded protein: MPEKYKVIDSTVPTFITITIVDWVDLLIRPIYCNILDDSLNYCIKEKGLSVHAYVYMSSHIHLIATAFDGELQNVIRDFKKFTSKKLIEAIKEHPESRREWLLRKFSYEAQKSGRAKDYKLWQDGFHPIILDTLEKIEQRINYIHYNPVEAEIVFHERDYVNSSYRNYEEDNTVFCNVNVEPLW